A single window of Caldicellulosiruptor bescii DSM 6725 DNA harbors:
- a CDS encoding DarT ssDNA thymidine ADP-ribosyltransferase family protein — MDEIVKEISAKEFYEIFKRFKYFNNIFIGLEVKNKNFGLGKIQSFKKNAGDFLVTVKFLNGEFFNFSMKSFEIYFQSVRFPTKKLNVINKWMQKKVSIVFSKKLFISKRFKRRYFYQKKKGYKPAYFMFKTFIEQLRQKYKSFGIYHYTDFTNLESIFKEGFLYSRVDCIKKGLQFTDGADHNVLSIAPYDVKNKVRFYFRPNTPTLFENEGIKLPAYIGKAHMPIPVCLLFDDELILLDTTEFSNGNATSVKYTQIGCTYAFFKSMEWDLIFHEGYIEPFERNKIVNRRNSELLSTTPVSLKYLKKVIFRTKADFKRASNLFGMNKKFCVDINYFSDKSRNYYSEEKMVNFIVDYEVDVYFNKQRRISSIKLELYSWRRHEDYKIEVRFLDKRGNILPFGNFRIEKSLNISTTDGMFLYVDLYNVKGDFSCAEKLEVLMNNVVCVEEFLDRFKVKDIKINFNSCVNGIQILFEVMIVDISLLFSKHSAWLYTSNDERKYPDLEERKIISFEKILLKQEYYNIQKEDVEVIIYMVDNKIVKSIIVSKGE, encoded by the coding sequence GTGGATGAGATTGTTAAAGAAATATCTGCCAAAGAATTTTATGAGATTTTTAAAAGGTTTAAGTATTTCAATAATATTTTTATAGGCTTAGAAGTTAAGAATAAAAACTTTGGATTGGGGAAAATACAATCATTTAAAAAAAATGCGGGCGATTTCTTAGTAACTGTAAAGTTTTTGAACGGTGAGTTTTTCAATTTCAGCATGAAAAGTTTTGAGATATATTTTCAATCGGTTAGGTTTCCCACTAAGAAATTAAATGTAATAAATAAGTGGATGCAGAAAAAGGTTTCAATCGTTTTTTCAAAGAAGTTATTTATTTCGAAAAGATTTAAGAGAAGATATTTTTATCAGAAGAAAAAAGGATACAAACCAGCATATTTTATGTTTAAAACTTTTATTGAGCAGCTTAGACAGAAATACAAAAGTTTCGGAATTTACCATTATACAGATTTTACTAACTTAGAATCTATTTTTAAAGAGGGTTTCTTGTATAGCAGAGTGGATTGTATAAAAAAAGGATTACAATTTACAGATGGAGCAGATCATAATGTATTAAGTATTGCACCTTATGATGTAAAAAACAAGGTCAGATTTTATTTTAGACCCAATACACCGACTCTTTTTGAAAATGAGGGAATAAAACTTCCAGCTTACATTGGGAAAGCTCATATGCCTATTCCTGTGTGTTTGTTATTTGATGATGAATTGATTTTACTTGACACCACAGAATTTTCAAATGGTAATGCAACAAGTGTTAAGTATACCCAAATTGGTTGTACATATGCTTTTTTTAAATCAATGGAATGGGATTTAATATTTCATGAAGGATATATTGAACCTTTTGAGAGGAATAAAATAGTCAACAGAAGAAATTCTGAATTGTTAAGTACTACACCTGTATCTTTGAAATATTTGAAGAAAGTGATTTTTCGAACTAAAGCAGATTTTAAAAGAGCAAGTAATTTGTTTGGTATGAATAAAAAGTTTTGTGTAGACATAAATTATTTTTCAGACAAAAGCAGGAATTATTACTCAGAAGAAAAGATGGTGAATTTTATTGTGGATTACGAAGTTGATGTTTATTTTAATAAACAAAGGAGAATTAGTTCAATAAAATTGGAACTATATTCCTGGAGGCGTCATGAAGATTATAAAATTGAGGTAAGGTTTCTCGATAAGAGGGGAAATATTCTCCCTTTTGGCAATTTTAGAATTGAAAAATCATTAAATATTTCAACTACCGATGGAATGTTTTTATATGTGGATCTTTACAACGTAAAAGGAGATTTTTCTTGTGCAGAAAAATTAGAGGTATTGATGAACAACGTCGTTTGTGTGGAAGAATTTTTAGATAGATTTAAAGTAAAAGATATAAAAATTAATTTTAATTCATGCGTGAATGGTATTCAGATTCTGTTCGAGGTAATGATTGTAGATATAAGTCTTTTGTTTAGTAAACACAGTGCTTGGCTGTACACGTCAAATGATGAAAGAAAATATCCTGATTTAGAGGAACGAAAAATTATTTCTTTTGAAAAAATATTATTGAAGCAAGAATATTATAATATTCAAAAAGAAGATGTTGAAGTAATAATCTATATGGTAGATAATAAAATTGTGAAAAGTATAATTGTTAGCAAAGGGGAATAA
- the fliS gene encoding flagellar export chaperone FliS has translation MDAAARYQEEVIMTKPPEELTLMLYDGCIRFIKLAMQAIDEKKFDKANENIIKAENIITELMSTLDMQYEISKNLMSLYDFIYRWLIQANLKKEKKYLEEVLEIVQDLRNTWAEAIKIARQQKNK, from the coding sequence ATGGACGCAGCAGCAAGATATCAAGAAGAAGTTATAATGACAAAGCCGCCTGAAGAACTTACTTTGATGCTTTATGATGGATGCATAAGATTTATAAAACTTGCAATGCAGGCAATTGATGAGAAAAAGTTTGACAAAGCAAATGAGAATATTATCAAGGCAGAGAATATCATCACAGAACTCATGTCAACCCTTGATATGCAATATGAGATATCAAAAAATTTGATGAGCCTATATGATTTTATTTACAGATGGCTCATTCAGGCAAATTTGAAAAAGGAAAAAAAGTATCTTGAAGAGGTACTTGAAATTGTGCAAGATTTACGAAACACATGGGCAGAGGCAATAAAGATTGCAAGACAGCAGAAGAATAAATAA
- a CDS encoding flagellin N-terminal helical domain-containing protein yields the protein MRINNNIQALNTYNRLTINSNNLSKSLEKLSSGMRINRAGDDAAGLAISEKMRAQIRGLDQATRNAQDAISLIQTAEGGLNEVHSILQRMRELAVQAANDTNVEQDRSAISDEINQLIQELDRISSTTEFNTQKLLDGTFSGKFQIGANEGQTLQLNISKINSASLGLASSIEVETVNNANAGNLIKDGVYTVDSSNNLIDAAGKIVGTVSGMTITLADGTTTVSFTSENITTGAIIRVSDNGNTFTMEKTVVSGQTNDKLAAGTYTISGSDVLKDNVKIGTVDTTTKTKINLLDGTSIDLAIVFGKTANLADGDTFVIKGVNVSNNFLASGSVTAIDKALELVSKERAKLGAYQNRLEHTITNLSTSSENLTAAESRIRDVDMAKEMMNYTKNNILMQAATAMLAQANQLPQAVLQLLR from the coding sequence ATGCGTATTAATAATAACATTCAAGCATTAAACACTTATAACAGGTTAACAATCAACAGTAATAATTTATCAAAGTCTTTAGAGAAGCTTTCATCTGGTATGAGAATCAACAGAGCTGGCGATGATGCAGCAGGTTTGGCTATTTCAGAGAAGATGAGAGCGCAGATTAGAGGTTTGGATCAAGCTACTCGAAATGCTCAAGATGCTATTTCGTTGATCCAGACAGCAGAAGGTGGATTAAATGAGGTACATTCAATTTTACAAAGAATGAGAGAATTAGCAGTTCAAGCAGCAAATGATACAAATGTTGAACAAGACAGAAGTGCTATTAGTGATGAAATTAACCAATTGATTCAAGAACTTGATAGAATTTCTTCAACTACCGAATTTAACACACAAAAACTTTTGGATGGTACATTTAGTGGAAAATTTCAGATTGGCGCAAATGAAGGACAAACATTGCAGCTCAACATTAGTAAGATTAATTCAGCTTCTTTAGGATTAGCATCATCGATTGAGGTAGAAACTGTAAATAATGCAAATGCGGGTAACTTGATAAAAGATGGTGTATATACAGTAGATAGTTCAAACAACTTGATAGATGCAGCTGGAAAGATAGTAGGTACAGTGAGTGGGATGACGATTACTTTAGCTGATGGAACCACAACAGTTAGTTTTACAAGTGAAAATATTACAACAGGTGCTATTATTAGAGTATCAGACAATGGTAATACTTTTACTATGGAAAAGACAGTAGTAAGTGGTCAGACAAACGATAAGTTAGCAGCTGGGACATATACAATAAGTGGTTCAGATGTGTTGAAAGACAATGTAAAAATAGGTACGGTAGACACTACAACTAAAACAAAAATTAATTTGTTAGATGGCACGTCAATTGATTTAGCAATAGTATTTGGTAAGACGGCTAATTTGGCTGATGGGGATACGTTTGTAATTAAAGGTGTTAATGTATCAAACAATTTCCTTGCAAGTGGAAGTGTAACGGCTATAGATAAAGCGTTAGAACTTGTATCAAAAGAAAGAGCAAAACTGGGTGCTTATCAGAATAGACTTGAACATACTATTACAAACCTTAGCACATCTAGTGAAAACTTGACAGCTGCAGAGAGCCGAATCAGAGACGTTGACATGGCAAAAGAGATGATGAATTATACAAAGAACAATATTCTCATGCAGGCTGCAACAGCAATGCTTGCACAAGCTAATCAGCTTCCGCAAGCAGTATTACAATTATTAAGATAA
- a CDS encoding nucleotidyltransferase domain-containing protein — protein sequence MTKKFEPRVENAIKNYIAKFKKEINVIDVYLFGSYAKGNYHNDSDIDIAVISDQFKGNCIEDRLLLMRLRRDIDLRIEPHPFRPEDFTDENPFVKEIKEYGIRIQC from the coding sequence ATGACTAAAAAGTTTGAGCCAAGAGTAGAAAATGCAATTAAAAATTATATCGCTAAGTTCAAAAAAGAAATAAATGTTATTGATGTATATCTATTTGGTTCATATGCAAAAGGAAATTATCATAATGATAGCGACATTGATATTGCAGTAATTTCTGACCAGTTCAAAGGTAACTGCATTGAAGATAGATTATTATTAATGCGACTTAGAAGAGACATCGACCTTAGGATTGAACCCCATCCTTTTAGACCTGAAGATTTTACCGATGAAAATCCTTTTGTAAAAGAGATTAAGGAGTATGGGATTAGGATACAATGTTAG
- a CDS encoding type II restriction endonuclease, giving the protein MKLEEIIDKAKSVIPEPKSLRAQLFEDCRKKFEEKKDFEYLLRFIDERGLEMFRKYEQKAFLLALQLFFENKFKNKQKTEKVLEKWKNIIQTKGTTEFIRLLSKELNEAIEIIRLLEKSIGQMRKARAGVQFQESIKFLLSLYGIKSEIPTNNEDKQRLGYIDIVVPSVAEAFTKPDKCFFITCKRTLRERWRQEVPQATVNQRFYFVTLDLDVPLNKICEFQEKKLIIYLPTESYNKIVEESKDSKKPINVSYIRPLGELVTDLKN; this is encoded by the coding sequence ATGAAACTTGAAGAAATAATTGATAAAGCAAAAAGTGTAATTCCCGAACCAAAGAGTTTAAGAGCCCAACTATTTGAGGACTGTAGAAAAAAGTTTGAAGAGAAAAAAGATTTTGAGTATTTATTGCGCTTTATTGATGAACGCGGACTTGAAATGTTTAGGAAGTATGAACAGAAGGCTTTTTTATTAGCTTTGCAATTGTTCTTTGAAAATAAGTTTAAAAATAAACAAAAAACAGAAAAAGTATTGGAAAAGTGGAAAAATATTATTCAAACAAAAGGAACAACCGAATTTATTAGATTACTGTCTAAAGAACTTAATGAAGCAATTGAAATTATAAGATTATTAGAAAAAAGTATTGGACAGATGAGAAAAGCAAGAGCTGGTGTGCAGTTTCAGGAAAGTATTAAATTTTTGCTTAGTTTGTATGGGATCAAATCGGAAATTCCAACAAATAATGAAGATAAACAAAGACTTGGTTATATTGATATTGTTGTTCCTTCTGTGGCTGAAGCTTTTACAAAACCTGACAAATGTTTTTTTATAACTTGTAAAAGAACTTTACGAGAACGTTGGCGTCAAGAAGTACCACAAGCAACAGTTAATCAAAGATTTTATTTTGTTACATTGGATTTAGACGTTCCACTTAATAAAATATGTGAATTTCAAGAAAAGAAATTAATTATTTATCTTCCAACAGAAAGTTATAATAAAATAGTTGAGGAAAGCAAAGATAGTAAAAAACCTATCAATGTGAGTTATATAAGACCCTTAGGTGAATTAGTAACTGATTTAAAAAATTAA
- a CDS encoding DNA methyltransferase, whose translation MENLKFDLFLSNVDIDFKDYKIKESVHGIHSYPAMMPAPLAEFLIQSFTKKNDIVLDPFCGSGTVLYEALKNGRNAIGVDINPLAILISNVKINIGKIELSKLEKFFIEIFKAYQQLEGKEFELPKFKNIDFWFKKEVQINLQRLKTAIEVVDQDIYKLFFKLVFAKTVRNVSNTRNSEFKLYRLEEEKLKQHNPDVWKTFERDFKVTEEKLLYREITNNSNYVKIFHKNILDLDEVENETVDLILTSPPYGDARTTVAYGQFSRLSLQWLNLWEYDVDKESLGGKKKIGEFDPILFQLPVLNSVFNKILQLDSKRAEEVLRFFHDYFYSIKKLTKLVRKKGYAVYVVANRKVRGIEIPTDEITKEMFEFFGFVWVDTLERNIINKRMPLKNSPSNIQGQKDNTMLKEKVVILRKI comes from the coding sequence ATGGAAAATTTGAAATTTGATTTATTTTTAAGTAATGTAGATATCGATTTTAAAGATTACAAGATAAAAGAGTCCGTTCATGGTATTCATTCTTATCCAGCAATGATGCCAGCTCCATTAGCAGAATTTTTGATTCAAAGCTTTACAAAGAAAAATGATATAGTTCTTGATCCTTTTTGTGGGTCTGGAACTGTACTTTATGAAGCTTTAAAAAATGGGCGAAATGCTATTGGCGTTGATATAAATCCTTTGGCGATATTAATTAGCAATGTTAAGATTAACATAGGGAAAATTGAATTATCTAAATTAGAAAAATTCTTTATAGAAATCTTTAAAGCTTACCAGCAACTTGAAGGTAAAGAGTTTGAGCTACCTAAATTTAAAAATATTGATTTTTGGTTTAAAAAAGAAGTTCAAATAAACTTACAAAGATTAAAAACAGCTATTGAAGTAGTAGATCAAGATATATATAAACTTTTCTTTAAACTTGTATTCGCTAAAACAGTAAGAAATGTAAGTAATACTCGTAATTCAGAATTTAAATTATACAGACTCGAAGAAGAAAAATTGAAACAACATAATCCTGATGTTTGGAAAACTTTTGAACGAGACTTTAAAGTAACAGAGGAAAAACTTTTGTACAGAGAAATTACTAATAATTCTAATTATGTAAAAATATTTCACAAAAATATTTTAGATTTGGATGAAGTAGAAAATGAAACAGTCGACTTAATATTGACCTCTCCGCCTTATGGAGATGCTAGGACAACAGTTGCTTATGGTCAATTTTCAAGACTCTCTTTGCAGTGGCTTAATTTATGGGAGTATGATGTTGATAAAGAAAGTTTAGGTGGAAAGAAAAAAATTGGAGAATTTGATCCGATTTTATTCCAATTACCTGTTTTAAATTCTGTTTTCAATAAAATTTTACAATTGGATAGTAAAAGAGCCGAAGAAGTTCTAAGATTTTTTCATGATTATTTTTATTCAATCAAGAAGTTAACTAAGTTAGTTAGAAAAAAAGGATATGCAGTTTATGTAGTTGCGAATAGAAAAGTTCGAGGTATAGAAATTCCTACAGATGAAATTACTAAAGAAATGTTTGAATTTTTTGGATTTGTTTGGGTTGATACATTAGAACGTAATATTATTAACAAACGAATGCCCTTAAAAAATAGTCCATCTAATATTCAAGGGCAAAAAGACAATACTATGCTAAAAGAAAAAGTAGTTATACTTAGAAAAATATAG
- a CDS encoding ATP-binding protein — protein MTITSSENILRILYSYNPWWREGYFPQDLSKPVKRMAYYRVFSLLNHPTIRRYIILSGARRAGKTTILYQIIESLLKDKVNPKKILYVSFDHPLFKLCSFDQILSLYELNINQSEEAYIFLDEIQYASDWDRWLKVYYDTKPKWKVVATGSASPKLIEGAKESGVGRWTVISVPTLSFYEFCEILGTKECPKDLPDLNLRELSNLSNHQISELVFLLMPLQKYFNRYLMVGGFPEFVFSEDWFLIQRILREDVVDKVIKRDIPSLFSVRNLTVLEKVFLYLCFNSSSVINISTISKQIENVSVTTIENYIHLLENANLIYRSFPIELGGKKILKAKPKIYISDPAIRNAVLMIDNLFIDSKELGITVETAVFKHIYSFYSEENVKIGYFRKPTDNQKEIDIVAQLPNGKSLIEVKFREDSTLSESDAIVEMCQKEKDIISAVLITKRAEDYGWLELSAKVRIIKIPAFVFMYLFGRR, from the coding sequence TTGACTATTACAAGCTCAGAAAACATATTGAGAATTTTATACTCTTATAATCCCTGGTGGAGAGAAGGATATTTTCCACAAGATTTATCTAAACCTGTAAAGAGAATGGCATACTATAGGGTTTTTAGTCTCCTAAATCATCCAACCATCAGAAGATATATTATACTCTCAGGCGCACGTCGTGCAGGTAAAACAACCATATTATACCAAATAATAGAGTCACTTTTAAAGGATAAAGTTAATCCCAAAAAGATACTATACGTTTCGTTTGATCATCCTTTGTTTAAACTTTGTTCATTTGATCAAATTTTGAGTCTTTATGAACTAAACATTAACCAATCAGAAGAAGCTTATATATTTTTAGATGAAATTCAATACGCGAGCGATTGGGACAGATGGTTAAAAGTATATTACGATACAAAACCGAAATGGAAAGTTGTTGCCACAGGTTCTGCTTCACCTAAACTTATTGAAGGAGCAAAGGAAAGCGGTGTTGGTCGCTGGACAGTGATTTCTGTTCCGACTCTTTCTTTTTATGAATTTTGTGAAATACTTGGTACTAAAGAGTGCCCCAAAGATTTACCAGATTTAAATTTAAGAGAGCTTTCAAATTTAAGTAACCATCAAATTTCTGAACTTGTCTTTTTGCTTATGCCTCTGCAGAAATATTTCAACAGGTACTTGATGGTTGGGGGCTTTCCTGAATTTGTATTTTCAGAGGACTGGTTTTTAATTCAGAGAATTTTAAGAGAAGATGTTGTAGATAAAGTCATCAAAAGAGATATTCCTTCTCTATTTAGTGTTAGAAACTTGACAGTATTAGAGAAAGTTTTCTTGTATTTGTGCTTCAACTCTTCAAGTGTAATAAATATTTCGACCATCAGCAAACAAATTGAAAATGTATCAGTGACCACGATAGAAAATTATATTCATTTACTTGAAAATGCAAATTTGATTTACAGAAGTTTTCCAATCGAATTAGGGGGCAAAAAAATTTTGAAAGCAAAACCAAAAATATATATATCTGACCCAGCTATTAGAAATGCAGTTTTAATGATAGACAATCTCTTTATTGATAGCAAAGAACTTGGAATTACAGTTGAAACAGCAGTTTTTAAGCATATATACAGCTTCTACAGTGAAGAGAATGTAAAGATAGGCTATTTTAGAAAACCGACTGATAATCAAAAAGAAATTGATATAGTTGCCCAGCTTCCAAATGGTAAGAGCCTAATTGAGGTGAAGTTTAGAGAAGATAGCACACTTTCTGAGAGTGATGCAATTGTGGAGATGTGTCAAAAAGAAAAAGATATAATCTCAGCAGTGCTTATTACAAAGAGAGCAGAAGATTATGGCTGGCTTGAGCTATCTGCAAAGGTTCGAATAATAAAGATTCCTGCGTTTGTGTTTATGTATTTGTTTGGGAGAAGGTAA
- the fliD gene encoding flagellar filament capping protein FliD, with product MNVNSTNSTSYTNPYDMYKYYTRVGGLASGLDTDSIIQGLMSVEKTKYNKLYQQKQLLEWQRQDYMDMASAISSFKDYLFNLKLSSNFVKFKTSGEAVDAGYVSVTGTANALEGNYQIKVEQLATQANAVVNDLTVITKDAQNNVKLQVELTVGSSTVTKTIELAWNPGDSTSTFGANLAKTINSVFSSDGGLKAYYDSTLNKLIIASQKTGSNVSFTVKDVNNNYAQITSGTGTDARVYIKDSFNNESFVQSSTNTVNVYGMSITLNKTTLDAQGSAQYKSFSISKDIDAIVNNIKDFINKYNELVSKIYNKITEKRNRDYLPLTEEQKAQMKDTDIQKWEDAAKKGLLYGDSILSSFLDNMRNYLYKQVSGLPSNLDTISEAGIETYSYFESKEGKIYIKDEAKLRDAIANNFDAFVKLFTSSGDDTKSIDDDGILQRFYSLANDTLKKIYDKSGKPYFTSTYDPNSFIGKQLRSIIDQMNAEQERLQKVEDRYYRQFTQLEQLIAQMNTQSSWLSQQFSGR from the coding sequence ATGAATGTTAACTCAACTAATTCGACAAGCTATACAAATCCTTATGACATGTATAAATACTACACAAGAGTAGGTGGGCTTGCAAGCGGGCTTGACACAGACTCTATCATCCAGGGTTTGATGAGTGTTGAGAAGACAAAGTATAATAAACTCTATCAGCAAAAACAGCTTTTAGAGTGGCAAAGACAGGATTATATGGATATGGCAAGTGCTATATCAAGTTTTAAAGACTATCTATTTAATCTCAAGCTTTCAAGTAATTTCGTAAAGTTTAAAACAAGTGGAGAAGCTGTTGACGCTGGTTATGTTTCTGTTACAGGTACAGCTAATGCTCTTGAAGGAAATTATCAAATAAAAGTAGAACAGCTTGCAACCCAGGCGAATGCTGTAGTGAATGATCTTACGGTAATTACTAAAGATGCTCAGAATAATGTGAAACTTCAAGTTGAATTGACAGTTGGCAGTTCGACTGTCACAAAAACAATAGAGCTTGCATGGAATCCAGGAGATTCTACTTCAACTTTTGGTGCTAATTTGGCAAAAACAATAAATTCAGTATTCAGCAGTGATGGTGGCTTGAAAGCCTATTACGACTCAACCTTAAATAAACTAATAATAGCTTCTCAAAAAACAGGGAGCAATGTGAGTTTTACTGTGAAAGATGTAAACAACAATTATGCTCAAATAACAAGTGGAACAGGCACAGATGCAAGAGTTTATATCAAAGATAGTTTCAATAATGAATCATTTGTTCAATCATCAACAAATACAGTGAATGTATATGGTATGAGTATCACATTGAATAAAACAACATTGGATGCCCAAGGCAGCGCACAGTATAAATCTTTTTCAATTTCAAAAGATATCGATGCGATTGTAAACAATATCAAGGACTTTATTAACAAATATAATGAACTTGTTAGCAAGATATACAACAAAATTACAGAGAAGCGAAACAGAGACTATTTGCCACTGACAGAAGAACAGAAAGCCCAGATGAAGGACACAGACATTCAAAAGTGGGAGGATGCAGCTAAAAAAGGGCTTTTATATGGTGATTCTATACTTTCAAGTTTTTTGGACAATATGCGAAACTACTTATACAAACAAGTTTCAGGCCTTCCTTCTAACTTAGATACGATATCTGAAGCAGGAATAGAAACATACAGCTATTTTGAAAGCAAAGAAGGAAAAATTTATATCAAAGATGAAGCTAAGCTCAGAGATGCGATAGCAAATAATTTTGATGCATTTGTGAAGCTGTTTACAAGCAGTGGTGACGACACAAAATCTATTGATGATGATGGGATTCTCCAGCGATTTTACAGCCTTGCAAATGATACCCTAAAGAAGATATATGACAAATCTGGCAAACCATATTTTACAAGCACATATGACCCGAACAGCTTTATAGGAAAGCAGCTAAGAAGCATTATTGACCAAATGAATGCTGAGCAAGAGAGACTGCAAAAGGTGGAAGATAGATATTACAGGCAGTTTACTCAGCTTGAGCAGTTAATTGCCCAAATGAATACTCAAAGCTCGTGGTTATCTCAACAGTTTAGTGGTAGATAG
- a CDS encoding flagellar protein FlgN — translation MYNKLVSLLEEKEKLLDRFLTLTSLQQEYILNDNFDEISKVVDEKGDLIERINRIDSEFLEEFESIKRQKGIKSFDEITDIDKETGILLKNLTSSILQKLQVIKDIDEKNNILIRAKFDEIKKTLKSMRYKKEALKDYSQYKQTQFPSGFDRKE, via the coding sequence ATGTATAATAAGCTTGTAAGTCTTCTTGAGGAAAAGGAAAAGCTTTTGGATAGGTTTTTGACGCTCACAAGTTTGCAGCAGGAGTATATTTTAAATGACAACTTTGATGAGATTTCTAAGGTTGTTGATGAAAAAGGGGATTTGATTGAGAGAATAAATAGAATAGACAGTGAGTTTTTAGAGGAGTTTGAAAGCATCAAAAGACAAAAAGGAATAAAAAGTTTTGATGAGATAACAGATATTGATAAAGAGACAGGCATTTTGCTCAAAAACCTTACATCATCTATTTTGCAAAAACTTCAAGTGATAAAAGACATAGACGAAAAGAATAATATTTTGATTCGAGCAAAATTTGATGAGATAAAAAAGACTTTAAAAAGCATGAGGTACAAAAAAGAGGCTTTGAAAGACTATTCCCAGTACAAACAAACCCAGTTTCCATCCGGCTTTGACAGGAAAGAATAG
- a CDS encoding flagellar protein FlaG gives MVVDGIGVKTIDISNVVLRVQDNRTRPENIDVSLQEEKGINKEEVNDKLADKNSRKELDEDTLIKMINQANKAFEAKYTRLEFSIHKETHEIVVKVYDKETNELIREIPPEKILDIIAKLWELAGIFVDERR, from the coding sequence ATGGTTGTTGATGGCATTGGAGTCAAAACCATTGATATATCAAATGTAGTGCTAAGAGTTCAAGACAACCGAACAAGACCCGAAAATATTGATGTTAGCTTGCAGGAAGAAAAGGGTATAAATAAAGAAGAAGTTAATGATAAGCTTGCAGACAAGAACAGCAGAAAAGAGCTTGATGAAGATACACTTATTAAAATGATAAACCAGGCAAATAAAGCGTTTGAGGCGAAGTACACAAGGCTTGAATTTTCAATACACAAGGAGACACATGAAATTGTTGTAAAAGTATATGACAAAGAGACAAATGAACTAATTAGAGAAATACCCCCAGAGAAGATTTTAGATATAATTGCAAAACTTTGGGAGCTTGCGGGCATTTTTGTTGATGAGAGAAGATAG
- a CDS encoding macro domain-containing protein → MSLKSIERIENIILFPGTVFNANADAIVNTVNCMGVMGAGIALEFKLRYPEMYEDYVVRCKNNRVKIGEPYLYIAKDGTKIVNFPTKYHWRYPSKIEWIKMGLEYFVQHYEEWKIKSIAFPKLGTNAGRLPWSQVKAVMVEYLKKVDIPVYICLDELEEAEGIEREMLRILNEEGDRFLAEIKLRRDLRDAILKQMPIKRLKFLQSEKKISNKTYEKLFIELYNRVKKSQSNHYENLSFFDR, encoded by the coding sequence ATGAGTTTGAAATCAATAGAGAGAATTGAAAATATTATATTATTTCCTGGTACTGTTTTCAACGCAAATGCTGATGCAATAGTAAATACAGTCAATTGCATGGGTGTTATGGGAGCAGGTATAGCCTTAGAATTCAAATTAAGATATCCAGAGATGTACGAAGATTACGTTGTTAGGTGCAAAAATAATAGGGTCAAAATTGGCGAACCATATTTGTATATTGCAAAAGATGGAACTAAAATTGTTAATTTTCCGACAAAATATCATTGGAGATATCCTTCAAAAATTGAGTGGATTAAGATGGGACTTGAGTATTTTGTTCAGCATTACGAAGAGTGGAAGATAAAATCTATAGCATTTCCCAAACTGGGAACAAATGCAGGGAGGTTGCCTTGGTCGCAAGTCAAAGCAGTTATGGTTGAATACCTCAAAAAGGTGGATATTCCTGTTTATATTTGTCTTGACGAATTGGAAGAAGCTGAAGGTATTGAGAGAGAGATGTTAAGAATATTAAATGAAGAAGGCGATAGGTTTTTAGCTGAAATAAAATTGAGGCGCGACCTTCGAGATGCTATTTTAAAACAGATGCCAATAAAAAGGTTAAAGTTTTTGCAAAGTGAAAAGAAAATAAGTAATAAAACGTATGAAAAATTATTTATTGAGCTCTATAACAGAGTAAAAAAATCACAGTCTAATCACTATGAGAATTTATCATTTTTTGATAGATAG